From Eleftheria terrae, the proteins below share one genomic window:
- a CDS encoding FUSC family protein → MGSAPPSLPLRWLRSLPAHVVNGLSVALGIGVLHAVFQALAGPHAAQLAMAGAVCASLADLPATVRRGWHRVLAAGLLGVLAAALVAWLQPHPAALGLGVVGIGFAATLALAWGPRAAPVSFAAVLALVFAMGVPAEAAPPPVRLGWNLLGALCYLPWSIASATLLQRHYGRLALASALTAAARLLSLRAGDIEAPPPGPGDTASMRDWTQGEASLAERLQAARDLLFPAARRAGMQRDIAILLRLVDLRDLFLATRLDLDLLGNDAAGTAMRRGIAASLRHMASTLELAGLAVSSGKAMPADRLAALLQGDVLGASRLPAGDARLRLQPALTSRLQRLAAEVAEIDALLSGGPPPALPLQHGELRAFVGPEGWPLAVLRQQLSLRAPALRHALRTGLALGCAYLAARALPWASHPWWVVLSVAVVLRGNLEQTLQRRNARVLGTLAGCALVLLLAPLASPLLLGLAFTVAVGLAHGFVNVRYAVTAAAGAVMALLQSHAADPAAGFAVAERMADTLLGAGLGWLFSYVLPSWERRSVPQAVERVVQALRSYAGLALAGDATAPLAQRLARRQAYDTLAALAAAVQRSEVEPRHVRLPTGELMALLDHGLRLMAHLSVIRLMIRHRSDDLRGEPATAALRQASDAVQAWLDLDAPPPDGGQPPPAHGLDQLPAEDLASAALPWLVRRLQVSVFDASQVAGAARAARQRLQAG, encoded by the coding sequence ATGGGCAGCGCCCCGCCTTCGCTGCCGCTGCGCTGGCTGCGCAGCCTGCCGGCCCATGTCGTCAACGGCTTGTCGGTGGCGCTGGGCATCGGCGTGCTGCATGCCGTCTTCCAGGCCCTGGCCGGGCCGCATGCGGCCCAGCTGGCCATGGCAGGCGCCGTCTGCGCCAGCCTGGCCGACCTACCCGCCACCGTGCGGCGTGGCTGGCACCGTGTGCTGGCAGCCGGCCTGCTGGGCGTGCTGGCGGCGGCACTGGTGGCCTGGCTGCAGCCGCATCCGGCGGCCCTCGGCCTGGGCGTGGTCGGCATCGGCTTTGCCGCAACGCTGGCGCTGGCCTGGGGGCCGCGCGCCGCACCGGTGTCCTTCGCGGCGGTGCTGGCCCTGGTGTTCGCCATGGGCGTGCCGGCCGAGGCAGCGCCGCCTCCGGTGCGCCTCGGCTGGAACCTGCTGGGCGCCTTGTGCTACCTGCCGTGGTCCATCGCCAGCGCCACGCTGCTGCAGCGCCACTACGGCCGGCTCGCGCTGGCATCGGCGCTGACGGCGGCAGCCCGGCTGCTGAGCCTGCGTGCCGGCGACATCGAGGCGCCACCGCCGGGGCCGGGCGACACCGCCTCGATGCGCGACTGGACCCAGGGCGAAGCCAGTTTGGCCGAGCGGCTGCAGGCGGCCCGCGACCTGTTGTTCCCAGCGGCACGGCGCGCCGGCATGCAGCGTGACATCGCCATCCTGCTGCGCCTGGTCGACCTGCGCGACCTGTTCCTTGCCACCCGGCTGGACCTCGACCTGCTCGGCAACGATGCGGCCGGCACGGCGATGCGCCGCGGCATCGCCGCCAGCCTCCGGCACATGGCCTCGACGCTGGAGCTGGCCGGCCTGGCGGTCAGCAGCGGCAAGGCCATGCCGGCCGACCGGCTTGCCGCGCTGCTGCAGGGCGACGTGCTCGGCGCATCGCGCTTGCCTGCCGGCGACGCCCGCCTGCGCCTGCAGCCGGCCTTGACCAGCCGGCTGCAACGGCTGGCGGCGGAGGTGGCCGAGATCGACGCCCTGCTGTCTGGCGGCCCGCCACCCGCCCTGCCACTGCAGCACGGCGAGCTGCGCGCCTTCGTCGGCCCCGAGGGCTGGCCACTGGCGGTGCTGCGGCAGCAGCTCTCGTTGCGCGCGCCGGCCTTGCGCCACGCGCTGCGGACCGGCCTGGCCCTGGGCTGCGCCTACCTGGCCGCGCGGGCCTTGCCATGGGCCTCGCATCCCTGGTGGGTGGTGCTGAGCGTGGCGGTGGTGCTGCGCGGCAACCTGGAACAGACACTGCAGCGGCGCAACGCGCGGGTGCTCGGCACGCTGGCCGGCTGCGCCCTGGTGCTGCTGCTGGCACCGCTGGCCTCGCCACTGCTGCTGGGCCTGGCGTTCACCGTGGCGGTGGGGCTGGCGCATGGCTTCGTGAACGTGCGCTATGCCGTCACGGCGGCCGCCGGCGCGGTGATGGCGCTGCTGCAGTCCCATGCGGCCGACCCGGCGGCCGGCTTCGCGGTGGCCGAGCGCATGGCCGACACGCTGCTGGGCGCCGGGCTGGGCTGGCTGTTCAGCTACGTGTTGCCCAGTTGGGAGCGCCGCAGCGTGCCGCAGGCGGTCGAGCGGGTGGTGCAGGCGCTGCGCAGCTATGCCGGCCTGGCGCTGGCCGGCGACGCCACGGCCCCGCTGGCGCAGCGGCTGGCGCGCCGCCAGGCCTACGACACGCTGGCCGCACTGGCGGCCGCCGTGCAGCGCAGCGAGGTGGAACCCCGCCACGTCCGCCTGCCCACCGGCGAGCTGATGGCCCTGCTCGACCATGGCCTGCGGCTGATGGCCCACCTGTCGGTGATTCGCCTGATGATCAGGCACCGCAGCGACGACCTGCGGGGAGAGCCCGCCACAGCCGCCCTGCGGCAGGCCAGCGACGCGGTGCAGGCCTGGCTGGACCTGGACGCCCCGCCGCCCGACGGCGGCCAGCCGCCACCGGCGCACGGCCTCGACCAGCTGCCCGCGGAGGACCTGGCCAGCGCCGCCCTGCCCTGGCTGGTGCGCCGGCTGCAAGTGAGCGTGTTCGACGCCTCCCAGGTGGCCGGCGCCGCCCGGGCCGCGCGGCAGCGGCTGCAGGCCGGCTGA
- the hutU gene encoding urocanate hydratase yields MTSTARTVRAPRGSQLHCKNWLIEAAYRMIQNNLDPEVAERPDDLVVYGGIGKAARNWPAFDAILQALRELEADQTLIVQSGKPVAVFRTHADAPRVLLANSNLVPKWATWEHFHELDRQGLMMYGQMTAGSWIYIGTQGIVQGTYETFVELGRQHYGGDWSGKFILTAGLGGMGGAQPLAAVLAGAHCIVVECQESRIDFRLRTRYVDHKAHSIDEALEIIRRADKPTSVGLLGNAAELLPQFVERARQGGPRPAAVTDQTSAHDLVNGYLPRGWSVAQWEAARASGDAERLRLAEAAAASCAEHVQAMLDFHRMGVPTIDYGNNIRQVALDQGVADAFAFPGFVPACIRPLFCEGKGPFRWVALSGDPEDIYKTDAKVKELFPDNAHLHRWLDQARERIAFQGLPARICWLGLGERHKAALAFNEMVRRGELKAPIVIGRDHLDCGSVASPNRETEAMRDGSDAVSDWPLLNALSATAGGATWVSLHHGGGVGMGYSQHSGVVIVCDGTAEADARLARVLWNDPAMGVVRHADAGYELAIETARRQGVKIPSIAVQGDAQ; encoded by the coding sequence ATGACTTCGACCGCACGCACCGTCCGTGCACCGCGCGGCAGCCAGCTGCATTGCAAGAACTGGCTGATCGAGGCGGCCTACCGCATGATCCAGAACAACCTCGACCCCGAGGTGGCCGAGCGGCCGGACGACCTGGTGGTCTACGGCGGCATCGGCAAGGCGGCCCGCAACTGGCCGGCCTTCGACGCCATCCTGCAGGCGCTGCGCGAGCTGGAGGCCGACCAGACCCTGATCGTGCAGTCCGGCAAGCCGGTGGCGGTGTTCCGCACCCATGCGGATGCGCCGCGCGTGCTGCTGGCCAACTCCAACCTGGTGCCCAAGTGGGCCACCTGGGAGCACTTCCACGAACTCGACCGCCAGGGCCTGATGATGTACGGCCAGATGACGGCCGGCTCCTGGATCTACATCGGCACGCAGGGCATCGTGCAGGGCACCTACGAGACCTTCGTCGAGCTGGGCCGCCAGCACTACGGCGGCGACTGGTCCGGCAAGTTCATCCTGACCGCCGGCCTGGGCGGCATGGGCGGCGCCCAGCCGCTGGCGGCGGTGCTGGCCGGCGCGCACTGCATCGTGGTGGAGTGCCAGGAGTCGCGCATCGACTTCCGCCTGCGCACCCGCTATGTGGACCACAAGGCCCACAGCATCGATGAGGCACTGGAGATCATCCGCCGCGCCGATAAGCCCACCTCGGTGGGCCTGCTGGGCAATGCGGCCGAGCTGCTGCCGCAGTTCGTCGAGCGGGCCCGCCAAGGCGGCCCCCGTCCCGCAGCGGTGACCGACCAGACCTCGGCCCACGACCTAGTCAACGGCTACCTGCCGCGCGGCTGGAGCGTGGCGCAGTGGGAAGCCGCACGCGCCAGCGGCGACGCCGAGCGGCTGCGGCTGGCCGAGGCGGCCGCCGCGTCCTGCGCCGAGCATGTGCAGGCCATGCTGGACTTCCACCGCATGGGCGTGCCGACGATCGACTACGGCAATAACATCCGCCAGGTCGCGCTCGACCAGGGCGTGGCGGACGCCTTCGCCTTCCCCGGTTTCGTGCCGGCCTGCATCCGGCCGCTGTTCTGCGAGGGCAAGGGCCCCTTCCGCTGGGTGGCGCTGTCGGGCGACCCGGAAGACATCTACAAGACTGACGCGAAGGTCAAGGAGCTGTTCCCCGACAACGCGCACCTGCACCGCTGGCTCGACCAGGCGCGCGAGCGCATCGCCTTCCAAGGCCTGCCTGCGCGCATCTGCTGGCTGGGCCTGGGCGAGCGCCACAAGGCGGCGCTGGCCTTCAACGAGATGGTGCGCCGCGGCGAGCTGAAGGCGCCCATCGTGATCGGCCGCGACCACCTCGACTGCGGCTCGGTCGCCAGCCCCAACCGCGAGACCGAAGCCATGCGCGACGGCTCCGACGCGGTGAGCGACTGGCCGCTGCTGAACGCGCTGTCGGCCACCGCCGGCGGTGCCACCTGGGTCAGCCTGCACCATGGCGGCGGCGTCGGCATGGGGTATTCGCAGCACTCCGGCGTCGTCATCGTCTGCGATGGCACGGCCGAGGCCGATGCCCGCCTGGCCCGCGTGCTCTGGAACGACCCGGCGATGGGCGTGGTGCGGCATGCCGATGCCGGCTACGAACTCGCCATCGAGACCGCCCGCCGACAGGGCGTGAAGATCCCCTCCATCGCTGTCCAAGGAGACGCGCAGTGA
- a CDS encoding hybrid sensor histidine kinase/response regulator, translated as MQYADDGLPAAEVLFEQAACGLLLSAADGRILRANATCCRWLGYHASELSGGMRVQDLLTMGGRVFHQTHWAPLLQMQGSVAEVKLDLLHRDGHTVPMLLNAVRREHAGTVCHELALMVVNDRHRYERELLQARKNAESALAAHREAEKALQESRDVLAQADRRKDEFLATLAHELRNPLAPMRNVLEILRRKQLADAQLLWCRDVLERQLRHMTHLVDDLLEVSRITQGKLALRRQPVELATAVQGAVEAARPMIEAASHQLQLEMPDETLVLDADPTRLTQVILNLLTNAAKYTPAGGHISLRVWREGGEVVLSVRDSGIGIPRQHLASVFEMFSQLAPALERSQGGLGIGLALVRGLVQLHGGTIHAESEGPGRGSEFLVRLPLSPQASPPPQSAQAARFAAEARRRVLVVDDNEDAARSLAMVLELQGHHVCTANDGADAIRMVRSFSPELVLLDIGLPQLNGYEVARHLRRQDWGRSLCLVALTGWGQQQDKRLAAEAGFDQHLTKPVEPDALAAILAQLPSQGGPAGAPDTPLG; from the coding sequence ATGCAGTACGCGGACGACGGGCTGCCGGCGGCCGAGGTACTGTTTGAGCAGGCGGCGTGTGGACTGCTGCTGAGCGCGGCGGACGGGCGCATCCTTCGCGCTAATGCAACCTGCTGCCGCTGGCTCGGTTACCACGCCAGCGAACTGTCGGGCGGCATGCGCGTGCAAGACCTGCTCACCATGGGCGGCCGCGTCTTCCATCAGACCCACTGGGCACCGCTGCTGCAGATGCAGGGCTCGGTTGCCGAGGTGAAGCTGGACCTGCTGCACCGAGATGGCCACACAGTGCCGATGCTGCTGAACGCGGTTCGTCGCGAGCACGCCGGCACGGTCTGCCACGAGCTGGCGCTGATGGTGGTGAACGATCGGCACCGGTACGAGCGCGAGCTGTTGCAGGCCCGCAAGAATGCCGAATCGGCTCTGGCAGCGCATCGCGAGGCGGAGAAGGCACTGCAGGAAAGTCGCGACGTGCTGGCGCAGGCTGACCGACGCAAGGACGAATTCTTGGCCACCTTGGCGCATGAGCTGCGCAACCCGCTCGCGCCGATGCGTAACGTGCTGGAGATCCTCCGCCGCAAGCAGCTCGCAGACGCGCAGCTACTCTGGTGCCGTGACGTGCTGGAGCGCCAGCTGCGGCATATGACCCACTTGGTGGACGACCTGCTGGAGGTGTCACGCATCACTCAGGGCAAGCTGGCTCTGCGTCGCCAGCCGGTGGAGCTGGCGACCGCGGTGCAGGGCGCAGTGGAGGCGGCCCGCCCGATGATCGAGGCGGCCTCGCATCAGCTGCAGCTGGAGATGCCCGACGAGACCCTCGTGCTCGATGCGGATCCTACGCGGCTGACCCAGGTCATCCTGAACCTGCTGACCAATGCTGCCAAGTACACCCCAGCGGGCGGGCACATCAGCTTGCGGGTCTGGCGCGAGGGGGGCGAGGTGGTGCTGTCCGTGCGCGACTCCGGCATCGGCATTCCGCGCCAGCACCTGGCGAGCGTCTTCGAGATGTTCTCGCAGCTCGCGCCGGCGCTGGAGCGCTCGCAGGGAGGCCTGGGCATCGGCCTGGCGCTGGTGCGCGGGCTGGTCCAGCTGCACGGTGGCACCATCCATGCGGAGAGCGAGGGGCCAGGTCGGGGCAGCGAGTTTCTTGTGCGCCTGCCACTGAGTCCGCAAGCGAGTCCTCCGCCGCAAAGCGCGCAGGCTGCGCGCTTTGCGGCGGAGGCGCGCCGACGGGTGCTGGTGGTGGACGACAACGAGGACGCCGCCCGCAGCCTGGCCATGGTGCTGGAGCTGCAGGGGCACCACGTCTGCACCGCCAACGACGGCGCCGACGCCATACGCATGGTGCGCAGCTTCTCGCCCGAGCTGGTGCTGCTGGACATTGGCCTGCCGCAGCTCAATGGCTACGAGGTGGCGCGCCACCTGCGCCGCCAGGACTGGGGGCGCAGCCTGTGCCTGGTTGCGCTGACCGGTTGGGGCCAGCAGCAGGACAAGCGGCTGGCGGCGGAGGCCGGCTTCGACCAGCATCTGACCAAACCGGTGGAACCAGATGCGCTGGCTGCCATCCTCGCACAGCTGCCATCGCAGGGGGGGCCGGCTGGTGCACCGGACACGCCCCTGGGCTGA
- the hutC gene encoding histidine utilization repressor, whose amino-acid sequence MTTPAAAPEYLKIKRHILARIAAGDWRAGDRIPSEGELTREFGLSRMTVNRALRELAASGAITRVQGVGSFVAGPKAESTLVEVHGIRDEIRQRGQAHHAQVLRLEAVTADALLATAFGVAPGSPLFHSRLLHFADGQPLQLEDRHVHPPSAPDYLQQDFTADTPHHYLSRVAPLEQAEHIIEADAASDEVARQLQLQPDDPVLILNRRTWSHGRVVSVARLIHPARRYRLSGRFSFAQPQHG is encoded by the coding sequence ATGACCACCCCGGCCGCCGCGCCCGAATACCTGAAGATCAAGCGCCACATCCTGGCCCGCATCGCCGCCGGCGACTGGCGCGCCGGCGACCGCATCCCCAGCGAAGGCGAGCTGACGCGCGAGTTCGGCCTGTCGCGCATGACGGTCAACCGCGCGCTGCGCGAGCTGGCGGCCAGCGGCGCCATCACGCGGGTGCAGGGCGTGGGCTCCTTCGTCGCCGGCCCCAAGGCCGAGTCGACCCTGGTCGAGGTGCACGGCATCCGCGACGAGATCCGCCAGCGCGGCCAGGCCCACCATGCCCAGGTGCTGCGGCTCGAGGCAGTGACGGCCGACGCCCTGCTGGCCACCGCCTTCGGCGTGGCGCCGGGCAGCCCGCTGTTCCACTCGCGGCTGCTGCACTTTGCCGACGGCCAGCCGCTGCAGCTGGAAGACCGCCATGTGCACCCGCCCAGCGCGCCCGACTACCTGCAGCAGGACTTCACCGCCGACACGCCGCACCACTACCTGTCGCGGGTGGCGCCGCTGGAGCAGGCCGAGCACATCATCGAGGCCGATGCCGCCTCCGACGAGGTAGCCCGCCAGCTGCAGCTGCAGCCTGACGACCCGGTGCTGATCCTGAACCGGCGCACCTGGTCGCATGGCCGGGTCGTCAGCGTCGCCCGCCTCATCCACCCGGCTCGCCGCTACCGGCTGAGCGGCCGTTTTTCATTCGCCCAGCCGCAGCACGGCTGA
- a CDS encoding DUF4304 domain-containing protein — translation MSREGDLMRRAFKRLLLPALQDLGFHGRGSTFQRALPQSLDLLSIQYWKYGGEFLLECARRERGPLHTSWGEVVPEEKLDVAYVDPRQRARLEQRGPTAGPGFQGFCFAGFGEDVARYEGLAAQVVALLPEVDAWLAHGRAGTHLRPYFNAS, via the coding sequence ATGTCTCGCGAAGGCGATCTGATGCGGCGGGCGTTCAAGCGCCTGCTCCTTCCTGCGCTGCAGGACCTTGGCTTCCACGGCCGCGGCTCGACGTTCCAGCGGGCGCTGCCGCAATCCCTCGACCTGCTGTCGATCCAGTACTGGAAGTACGGCGGCGAGTTCCTGCTCGAATGCGCCCGGCGGGAGCGCGGGCCCCTGCACACGAGCTGGGGTGAGGTGGTGCCCGAGGAGAAGCTGGACGTTGCCTATGTCGATCCACGCCAGCGCGCCCGCCTGGAGCAGCGCGGTCCCACGGCCGGCCCGGGGTTCCAGGGCTTCTGCTTCGCCGGCTTCGGCGAGGACGTGGCCCGCTACGAGGGCCTCGCGGCCCAGGTGGTGGCGCTGCTGCCGGAAGTGGATGCCTGGCTGGCGCACGGCCGGGCTGGCACGCACCTGCGGCCGTATTTCAATGCAAGCTGA
- the hutG gene encoding formimidoylglutamase, translated as MTPDWRLPWQGRVDALDGEAGWRWHQVVEPWQAGGRPGVALLGLASDEGVRRNQGRPGAALGPQALRRMLANLPVHRPLPLYDAGDVPCTDGQLEAAQDTYARQGAAVLDDGQLLLGLGGGHEIGWASYQAFSRSAAWAAGGSLAIVNFDAHFDLRLAPQASSGTPFRQALDHAEAGGRTVAYHCVGISAAANTRALFSHAESRGVRWLADDTLAAHTLPQHAEALAQWLQGFDHVYLTLCLDVLPAPVAPGVSAPAARGVGLEVLEPLVKAVAGCGRLRVADIAELCPPHDIDHRTARTAARLAWQIVSAWQAARDGGPAA; from the coding sequence GTGACGCCCGACTGGCGCCTGCCCTGGCAGGGCCGCGTCGATGCGCTCGACGGCGAGGCCGGCTGGCGCTGGCACCAGGTGGTGGAGCCCTGGCAGGCGGGCGGCCGCCCCGGTGTCGCGCTGCTGGGCCTGGCCAGCGACGAGGGGGTGCGCCGCAACCAGGGCCGCCCCGGCGCGGCCCTGGGGCCGCAGGCCCTGCGCCGCATGCTGGCCAACCTGCCGGTGCACCGCCCGCTGCCGCTGTACGACGCCGGCGACGTGCCCTGCACCGACGGCCAGCTCGAAGCCGCCCAGGACACCTACGCCCGCCAGGGTGCCGCCGTGCTGGACGACGGCCAGCTGCTGCTGGGCCTGGGCGGCGGCCACGAAATCGGCTGGGCCAGCTACCAGGCGTTCAGCCGCAGCGCGGCCTGGGCCGCCGGCGGCTCGCTGGCCATCGTCAACTTCGACGCGCATTTCGACCTGCGCCTGGCGCCCCAGGCCAGCTCGGGCACCCCGTTCCGGCAGGCGCTCGACCATGCCGAGGCCGGCGGCCGCACGGTGGCCTACCACTGCGTGGGCATCAGCGCCGCCGCCAACACCCGCGCCCTGTTCAGCCATGCCGAAAGCCGCGGCGTGCGCTGGCTGGCCGACGACACGCTGGCCGCGCACACCCTGCCGCAGCATGCCGAGGCACTTGCCCAGTGGCTGCAAGGCTTCGACCACGTCTACCTGACGCTGTGCCTGGACGTGCTGCCAGCGCCGGTGGCACCCGGCGTGAGCGCGCCGGCCGCACGCGGTGTGGGGCTCGAGGTGCTGGAGCCGCTGGTGAAGGCGGTGGCCGGCTGCGGCCGCCTGCGGGTGGCCGACATCGCCGAGCTGTGCCCACCGCATGACATCGACCATCGCACCGCCCGCACCGCGGCCCGGCTGGCCTGGCAGATCGTCTCGGCCTGGCAGGCCGCCCGCGACGGAGGGCCCGCCGCATGA
- the hutH gene encoding histidine ammonia-lyase, which produces MTPASTFTLHPGRLGLLDLRAIAAGFQPIELDLECRAGIAASAAAVQRISAGNQPAYGINTGFGLLAKVQIPGHQLAELQANLVRSHAVGVGPLLDDDTVRLILALKIASLARGYSGVRPEVIDAAVAMYNAQIWPCIPSQGSVGASGDLAPLAHLSLPLMGEGQVRFDGQVMDAAVALQRAGLRPLQFAAKEGLALLNGTQVSTGIALMGLLRAEQVFAAAVVAGALSVDAAKGSDSPFDARIHEVRGHAGQMDVAKLYRDLLAGSEIRASHRVGDDRVQDPYSLRCQPQVMGACLELIRNAARTLVTEANAVSDNPLVFADTGEVLSGGNFHAEPVAFAADTLALAIAEVGALSERRIALLIDATLSGLPPFLVAEPGLNSGFMIAHVTAAALASENKTLAHPASVDSLPTSANQEDHVSMATFAARKLADMATNVRHIIAIELLAAAQGIDFHRPLRSSSALEEAHAAIRAKVPHYAQDRYFAPDIAAAEQLIEAGTLTRYAGSVLPSWSEQ; this is translated from the coding sequence GTGACGCCCGCTTCCACCTTCACCCTGCATCCCGGCCGCCTGGGCCTGCTCGACCTGCGCGCCATTGCCGCCGGCTTCCAGCCGATCGAGCTGGACCTGGAATGCCGCGCCGGCATCGCCGCCAGCGCTGCCGCCGTGCAGCGCATCTCGGCGGGCAACCAGCCGGCCTACGGCATCAACACCGGCTTTGGCCTGCTGGCCAAGGTGCAGATCCCCGGCCACCAGCTGGCCGAGCTGCAGGCCAACCTGGTGCGCTCGCATGCCGTGGGCGTCGGCCCGCTGCTGGACGACGACACGGTGCGCCTGATCCTTGCGCTCAAGATCGCCTCGCTGGCGCGTGGCTACTCGGGCGTGCGGCCCGAGGTGATCGACGCCGCGGTGGCCATGTACAACGCGCAGATCTGGCCCTGCATTCCCAGCCAGGGCTCGGTCGGCGCCTCCGGCGACCTGGCGCCGCTGGCCCACCTGAGCCTGCCGCTGATGGGCGAAGGCCAGGTGCGCTTCGACGGCCAGGTGATGGACGCCGCCGTCGCACTGCAGCGCGCTGGCCTGCGGCCGCTGCAATTCGCCGCCAAGGAAGGCCTGGCGCTGCTCAACGGCACCCAGGTGTCGACCGGCATCGCGCTGATGGGCCTGCTGCGGGCCGAGCAGGTGTTTGCCGCCGCGGTGGTGGCCGGCGCCCTGAGCGTCGATGCGGCCAAGGGCTCCGACTCGCCGTTCGACGCCCGCATCCATGAAGTGCGCGGCCATGCCGGCCAGATGGACGTGGCCAAGCTCTACCGCGACCTGCTCGCGGGCAGCGAGATCCGCGCCTCGCACCGGGTTGGCGACGACCGCGTGCAAGACCCCTATTCGCTGCGCTGCCAGCCGCAGGTCATGGGCGCCTGCCTGGAGCTGATCCGCAACGCCGCCCGCACCTTGGTGACCGAGGCCAACGCCGTGTCGGACAACCCGCTGGTGTTCGCTGACACCGGCGAGGTGCTGTCGGGCGGCAACTTCCACGCGGAGCCGGTGGCCTTTGCAGCCGACACGCTGGCGCTGGCCATCGCCGAAGTGGGCGCGCTGTCGGAGCGCCGCATCGCGCTGCTGATCGACGCGACGCTGTCGGGCCTGCCGCCCTTCCTGGTGGCCGAGCCAGGGCTCAACTCCGGCTTCATGATCGCGCACGTCACGGCCGCCGCCCTGGCCAGCGAGAACAAGACCCTGGCCCACCCGGCCAGCGTCGATTCGCTGCCCACCTCGGCCAACCAGGAAGACCATGTCAGCATGGCCACCTTCGCCGCGCGCAAGCTGGCCGACATGGCGACCAACGTGCGCCACATCATCGCCATCGAGCTGCTGGCCGCGGCCCAGGGCATCGACTTCCACCGCCCGCTGCGCAGCTCCAGCGCGCTGGAGGAAGCACATGCGGCCATCCGCGCCAAGGTGCCGCACTATGCGCAGGACCGCTACTTCGCGCCCGACATCGCGGCAGCCGAGCAGCTCATCGAGGCCGGCACCCTGACCCGCTACGCCGGCAGCGTGCTGCCGTCCTGGAGCGAGCAGTGA
- the hutI gene encoding imidazolonepropionase, translating to MKADLLIHHVHLATLDDPAGGWGELRDAALLVQAGRIAWLGPRSALPAGLQAAREHDGQGGWLTPGLLDCHTHLVWAGSRAAEIERRWQGASYEEIARSGGGIVSTVQATRAADEAALLAASRPRLQALLRDGVTTVEIKSGYGLDTETELRLLRVARRLGQQAGVQVRTTFLAAHALPPEYRGRGDDYIELVCREMLPAAHAQGLVDAVDAFCEGIGFSPAQTRRVFEAARALGLPVKLHADQLSDLGGAALAAEFGGLSADHVEYTSEASVQAMARAGTVAVLLPGAYYCLRETRRPPVEALRRHGVPMALSTDCNPGTSPCTSLLLMLHMGCTLFGLTPAEALHGVTRHAARALGLQDECGRLSVGLRADLALWAVDHPRDLACQFGFQPRLASWAGGQAVAG from the coding sequence ATGAAGGCCGACCTGTTGATCCACCATGTGCACCTGGCCACGCTGGACGACCCCGCCGGCGGCTGGGGCGAGCTGCGCGACGCCGCCCTGCTGGTGCAGGCCGGCCGCATTGCCTGGCTGGGCCCGCGCAGCGCCCTGCCCGCCGGCCTGCAGGCGGCCCGCGAGCACGACGGCCAGGGCGGCTGGCTGACGCCCGGCCTGCTCGACTGCCACACCCACCTGGTGTGGGCCGGCAGTCGCGCGGCCGAGATCGAGCGCCGCTGGCAGGGTGCCAGCTATGAGGAGATCGCCCGCAGTGGCGGCGGCATCGTCTCCACCGTGCAGGCGACCCGTGCGGCCGACGAGGCGGCCCTGCTCGCGGCCAGCCGGCCGCGCCTGCAGGCCCTGCTGCGTGACGGCGTGACCACCGTCGAGATCAAGTCCGGCTACGGCCTGGACACCGAGACCGAGCTGCGCCTGCTACGGGTGGCGCGCCGCCTGGGCCAGCAGGCCGGCGTGCAGGTGCGCACCACTTTCCTAGCAGCCCATGCCCTGCCGCCGGAATACCGCGGCCGCGGCGACGACTACATCGAGCTGGTGTGCCGCGAGATGCTGCCCGCGGCCCATGCCCAAGGCCTGGTCGACGCGGTGGACGCCTTCTGCGAAGGCATCGGCTTCAGCCCGGCGCAGACCCGCCGGGTGTTCGAGGCGGCACGCGCGCTGGGCCTGCCGGTGAAGCTGCACGCCGACCAGTTGTCCGACCTGGGCGGTGCCGCGCTGGCGGCGGAGTTCGGTGGCCTGTCGGCCGACCACGTCGAGTACACCAGCGAGGCTTCGGTCCAGGCGATGGCGCGGGCCGGCACGGTGGCCGTGCTGCTCCCGGGCGCCTACTACTGCCTGCGCGAGACCCGGCGCCCGCCGGTCGAGGCGCTGCGCCGGCACGGCGTGCCGATGGCCTTGTCGACCGACTGCAACCCGGGCACCAGCCCCTGCACCTCGCTGCTGTTGATGCTGCACATGGGCTGCACCCTGTTCGGGCTGACGCCGGCCGAAGCGCTGCACGGCGTCACGCGGCATGCTGCGCGGGCCCTCGGCCTGCAGGACGAATGCGGACGGCTGAGCGTCGGCCTGCGGGCCGACCTGGCGCTGTGGGCGGTCGACCACCCGCGCGACCTGGCCTGCCAGTTCGGCTTCCAGCCGCGGCTGGCGTCCTGGGCCGGCGGGCAGGCCGTGGCGGGCTGA